The genomic stretch TTATCCTGCCTTACACCACCTTCCAACCCAAACGGTCCACACCACCACATCTTTTGACCCGGCTGAGGCCCATGCACCTTGCCCCTCACCGCATCCCTTCCAGGTGGTTGCCAGATCGCCACGGTGCCCCGCTCCGGCCGAGGCCAACCCGGATCCAAATGAGCCTGGTGCCCCGTCGCCAACCGTTCACTCTCCGTTCCCCGCCGCTGCTGATGCGCCACTCGCTCCCACAGGCTGAGCCGGGGTCTGGTCCCCGGTTCCGTTGCTGCTCGCCGCTGTGGGCTGAGAGGCAAGCTGGTCGTCGGTACTGATCGGCACGAGCTTGGGCCGCCCCTTCTTCTTGGGTTGTTTGGAACGCTTGACCCTGCCCCGGCCCACAAGCTGCTGACGGTACTTCGCCGCCACCTCATCGAAGTCCACGGCTCCACTCCGCACGTCGTCGGCATGGACCACCACGCCGCGCCGGACCTTGCCGAGTTCAAAGGCTTGCAGCGTGCGCTTGTGCCACTTCTCGAACTCCGGGTTGAGCCGCACCATGTCGTCCGGGTACTTGTGGGCACCGACCTCAAACTTGTCACCGAGCGGGACGGCGGTGATGGCCCCTTCCCGCACCGCTGCCCGGAACATGGAGATGTAATTGGTGGGTGAGACACCCTCCGGCAACTCCGCTACCAGTTCGGAAAGGGCTTGATAATTATATAAGTATTTGTCCATGCCCCAGTTTGACACGTGCGGAGGGGAGGGCAACAGGGGTCGCTACGGCAGGAGCGCACGTCTGGGCGAGGGATGACGGTGACAGCAGCGGGACCCCAGGCCCGCCGCAAAAGTAGGGGCGTCAACATGGCCTCATTTGGAAGCAATGCTCACCGCTTTGCTGAACACCCAAGCTTGAGGAGGCGAGCAAGAGCTGCTTCACCTGTGGGCCTTGTCAAAGGCCTTCAGCAGCTCGCCAGCCAGCGTCGTTCAAGCGGTAGGTGTTGCGTGCAACGTACTCCAGATAAGGGTGGGGGGCATGTTCGCGGTCGTCCCGCATATGGGCGGTGACGTGCGTCTCAATGGTGCTGGGGTCGCCGCTCCAGCCGAGCCGCACAGCCTCATCCCGGAGTTGTCGGCGCGTGAGGGTCGGATGCCCTTCTTGGTGCAGGTTCCTGGCAGCCTTCAACACATGTTCCCACGCGGTCTTCACTTCAGCCCCCCTGAATGAACCCGGTAGGGTCATGACACCGGGCCTGGCACTTCTTCGATCACAGGTACTGCTCTGTCCCGCAGCCCCTGGACCTGGGGGTTGCCGTAGCTCAGCCAATCGAAGGAGAAGACCTTCGCCTGATCGCTGGCGGTTTGAACTGCCTGCGCGGCGGTGAAGCCCGAACTAGGAAGTCCCGTGTCCTTTTGAACCACCAGGACGGTGAGTGGGGGGAGGTTACGGTCCCGACAATAGTCCTGAATAGGGTCCAAGATCATGCCGATGCCTGCCGGGTGCATTCCTGTGGCCTGCCCCAGGTGCTGGTACGTGAGGGTCTGCCGGTGACGGGCGGCCCAGGCCAGGACGGCCCATGCCTGTGAAGCGCGTTCATATTTGTCCATGCTCCAGCGTAAGCCAGTGAACGGTTGAGGTGGACGGACACGTTGGGTGGTTGACGCTGGACTCTTCCGGCCAGGTAGTTCTGAATTAAGCGTCGCGCAATCGACGGCGCAGCTCGTCCAGATGCTCCTGCATCCGCAGCTCCGCCATTGCCACCGAGGCCCGGTCGCGTTCTTCCAGGGCCTGAAACACCCCGGCGCGGCACCCCTCCTCGAACAGCGCGTAGAGGTCCTTGCCCAGCGGTTTGAGCAGCAATTTCAGCGCAGGCTTGACCGCCTCGTACTGCTCGGCGGGCGGGAGGCCCGCCACCCGCGCCCGCTCCCGGTCGATCTCCTGCTCGGCCAGCCGCTCTGCCTGTTGCAAGGCGGCGACGGCCCGCTGGGCGGCTTCGGGCGACCCGGCGGGCGCCAGGTGCCCGGGCAGCACGTACTTGCCGTCATGACGCAGGTAGTCCACCACCAGCCCGCCCGGATTCTTCACCCGGCCCTCCTGCTGCCGGTGCCGCACAAAGGCCACCGCGGTCTCGACCCGCTCGCCATGCTCGCTCACCAGGGCAGCGGCGGCGCTGCGGCTGACCCCGACCCCGATCAGCAGTTCCAGCAACGCGGGGTCGGGGGCGTTGTCCTCCGCGAAGGTGTAGCGCAGGAGCTGGTGGCGGCCCCGGCCCTCGATCTCCACCCCCGCGAGGTACCCGATGGCCCGCAGTTCGTCGTGGGCCGGGGCCAGGGCGCGCCGCACCAGTTCGGGGCGCTCGGTCTGGATGCCGCAGGCCAGCCGCCAGTCGGCCAGCGTGACCTCCAGGGTCATCCGGCGCTGCCCCCGGGGGTCGAGCCGGTGCGCTTCCAGCAGCCGGTAGAGCGCCCGCGCGGGAGGCTGCTCCAGTTGCACCAGCAAGCGCCCGTCGAGCACCTGAACCTGCCGGGCACGGATGCTCTCCGCGAGCTGTTCTCCCAGCTTGATGCTGAGGGTCGCGGAGGGATCGAGACCGGGAAGCTGCTCCAGGTCGTTGTCCATCTCGTGGTAGCGAATCCGCTCGATGTACCGCAGGGTGTCGGAGCTCCACACCCGCCGGTCGCGCACCTGGTCGTACCAGCCCTCCCCCACCAGGAAGCCGGTGCTCCACAGCCGCTTGAGGCTGTCGCGCAGCCGCTGGTAGGTGCGGCCATTGTCCGGCAGCCCGGCCACCGCCCGCAGCTCGTAGGCGGTGGTGTGCAGCCAGTCGTGCGCCGGGCACCCGGCCCGCACGAAGAGGGTCTGCACCGCCAGGATGATGTCGGTGTCCACCCCATGCGGGCGGCCGTAGGGGGCGGCACACTCCACCCGGTAGGGCCGCCCGTCGATGACAAACTCGGCCTGCCAGGTTTTCACGTCGTCGTCCACCCGCGACTGGATGCTGATGATGCCCAGCCGGGCGATGTTCCGCTCGTCCCGGCGTTCGGTTTTGCTGGTGAGGGTGGGATCAGTCATGGGGGGCCTGTTGTTGTTCTTGTTTAAGATAAAAGATAAAAAACAACAACAAGGCGGAGGGCCTGCGGCGTCCTGGACGGCCTATCTCCGTGAAAACCACGCAAAGGTGTCGGGGATCAGGGGCCAAATCACGCAAAGGTGTCGGGGGTTTGGAGGCCCAACCACGCAAAGGTGTCGGGGATGGGCCATAGGAGGGGGGTGGCAGCGCAAACCACCGTCCAGCACGGCCCGTTCTTGCCAACCACGCAAAGGTGTCGGGAGCTGTGCCCCGAAAACCACACGAAGGTGTCGGTGCTCTGGCAGGCCAATCACGCAAAGGTGTCGGGGGGTCGAGGGGGCAATCACGCAAAAGTATCGGTGCGGGGTGTCAGGCGGCCTCTGACCTGAAAAACGTGCGCTGAGACGAGACAGGTTCACCCTCACTTTGGCCACCCTCTCTCCCTTCACGCAAAGCTGTCGGTAGGAGGTCCAGACCGGTTCCCTGGGCCAGCAAGGCGGGCTTTGCGGTACACCGACTCCAACCACCCGGCCCGCTCAAGCTGCTTGAGCAGGTAGGCTCCCGGGCGCCGCAGGTTCACCTCCCGCATGGCCACCAGGGTCCGCAGCATGGCGGCCTCCAGTTGCCGGAAAGCCGGGACGCCCCTGAATTCCGCCTCGCTGGCCCGCCAGAGCATCCGGCAATAGTGCGGGAAGCTGCCGGGGTCGCGGTAGAGCCGGGTGAGCGCTTGGGCGGCTTCCCCGATGACCTCCCCGCGCCGTTGCGGGTGTTCGCTCAGCACCGCCTGCAAGCTCCACACGAGTTCCTGGGGGCTGGTCGTGTGGGCGAGGTGGGGGGAAGTGAGGGAATCTCTAACAACGGAATATATACATTCTGCCTGGGATAACGCCCACTGCACCAGGTACCCCATCCCTTCTCTTCTCCTCTGAAGGGGAGAAGATTCCCTCACTTCCTTCCGGGCCTGCCAGGCGGTGCGGCCCACGCGCCGGTCGGCCTCCAGGTCTCGGGCAGGTTGAAGCTGCCCCCGCTCATCCCGGGGCAGTTCCGAGGGAAAGATCCTGGCCCGGCGGTGCGCCTCGGGCCTGAGTTCCAGGCAGACCCAGACGCCGGTGCGGGCGCGGGTACGGACCTGCTCGCCGGTCGCCCGGTCGAGAAATTCGGCGGTCGTCCAGTCGCTCCAGGTAGCGAGCAGGCCGCAGGCCCGCAGGTCCCGGGTGGCCCGCTCGCACGAGGCGGTGCTCAGCCCGGTGGCGATGGGCAGCACGTCCAGCACCGTGAAGTAGGTGTAGCTGGTGATGTGCCCGGCCTGCTGTCCCCTGGCCCCGATCAGGGTGTAGGCCGCCTCGGCCAGGGCACCCAGGACCCTTAGGTTCCGCTCCACTCGGTCCGTCCGGAGATACGCCTTGCCCTCCTGGCCCTTGGCCTCCCGCTCGACCTGCATACGCCTACGCAGCCGTTCCCGCAGGATCGGTTCCGCCAACTGCACCACTTGGGCGGCGCGGGCCTCCGGTGTGCCGGGCCTGGGGGGATGGGGGAGCTGCCGGAAGGTCTGGTCCACCGCCCTCTCCACCACTGGAGACCAGTCGGGCACCCCAGCGGGCCGTGAAGGGGCCTGCTGGGGTGGGGGTGAGGTCTTCCCCCACCGCACACTTTGCAGGGCCATTCCTGGCCCTATGAGTGCTTTAGAAGGCGTTTCCTCCAGACAGGGGAGCACCATATGCGGCCGGTATTGCTCATACAGACCTTGTGAGAACTCGCGGGCCTGCTGCTGGCGCTCCCGCAACCGCTGCTGCGCGGCGGCGAGCAGGAGGCGCTCGGCGGCGGAGAGGTCACGAGGGTCGGGAATCAACATGGGGGGGATGCTGGTGGCAGCACCCTCCAGTGCCCCACTGGGGGGAAGGGGTTCGGGCAACACGGCGGCTCTCCCTTGCCAAAAGGGGGCGGCGTCCGCTACAGTCTGAGGCAGTACGGGCCTCGTCGACTTGAGCGAACTTGGTTTGGCAAAGACCTCGCGGTGGCACGCGGGGTTTTTTGCGGCTGTGGGGGGGCTCGGTTCAGTTCTGGATCAGGATGGGGTCGCCTCCAGCGGGAGTGTAACACGACCTTCTCGGGCCTATGGTGAATAGTAATAGAACTGTCAGGGGGTGGAGGGCAGTCTCGGGGCGGGATGTTAGAGTCTCGTGTGTCTGATGCTGTCCGGGTCTATACGACGGCCGCGTTCGCCCCGCTGGCGTCGGAGATCAAGCGCTTTGGTGCCCTGCTGTGGGACGAGGCCCTGAGCCTGTTTGGCGAGGAGCTGGTGACCCATGCCCTGCGCCGCAAGGTCTGCACGGTGCGCGACACCCCGGTTGGGAAGGTCCTGTATCTCCTGCACCAGGGCCGGCGGCTCGTGGGGGTGACGGGGTCCTTCACGCCCACCGATGCGGCGCTGATGGACGACGTGTGCCTCAGGCAGGCCGCGCTGAAGCTGGAGGAGGCGGGATTCGACCTCGATCTCCGGAGCCGCAAGCAGAGCGTCATCTACACCGATGGCGACCGGAAGGTGCTGGTCCTGGCGCGGCACGCCGGGTACAGCTTCGCCGCCCTGCGGCGGCTGTACCACGCGCTGATTGAAACCGGCGAGTACAGCGAGATTCATCTCTACTCGTACCTTGACCCGGAGGCGTTGGGGAAGCTGGCCCGGACCCTGTATGAACCGGTGACCAGCAAGCCGCTTGATCCGCAGCGGTTGCAGTTGCACCGGCTTGACCCCCCTGGTATGGAGGCAGCGGCCACCCAGATCACCGACTGAGGACCGTGTATTCCAGGCCGTCCCTGGTCAGCGCCAGGACGTAGCACATCCCACCCACCTCGACCCGGAACTCCCTGAAGAGGGGAAGCTCCAGGGCCAGCGCTTTGGCGTGCGCTTGGTCAAAGCGGGCCGCCAGCCGTGCCAACTCGCGGTGCGGTGGTTCTGCCTGGAGGCTCAGGGCATGCAGTTCGACGGCCCACTGCACGAGGGCGCGAAGTGCGGAAGTGACTGGACAGTGTTGGCGGGTACCCGGTGAACGGTCACCCGACCTGCTGGAAGACAACGACTCACGGCTGTGCACGTTTGCCCCTCTCCCTCTCAGCGAGAGGACGAGGATAGAGCGCTCCGGAGGAGCGCTGACGAACGCTCAGGGGTAAACGACCTGACGCACAAGATGTGCCACTGTGCCGCTCAACAATGGCGTTCCCGTGGGCAGTGCAGCCGACGTGGCGGCTCAGTCCTTCGGCGGGAATGGGAAATCCCCGGCTCCGAATCGCTCCATTCGTTGACGGATGGTCCGGCGGAGATCTTCGACCATTGGGGTAAAGCGGTGGGGGACGTGGGGTGGAAGCAGGCCATACTCGATGACCAGGCGCTCGGCAGTGTTGCGGTGGTCCAGGGATTTGACCGAGAGC from Deinococcus terrestris encodes the following:
- a CDS encoding DUF7669 domain-containing protein, whose amino-acid sequence is MKTAWEHVLKAARNLHQEGHPTLTRRQLRDEAVRLGWSGDPSTIETHVTAHMRDDREHAPHPYLEYVARNTYRLNDAGWRAAEGL
- a CDS encoding replication initiator protein A, which codes for MTDPTLTSKTERRDERNIARLGIISIQSRVDDDVKTWQAEFVIDGRPYRVECAAPYGRPHGVDTDIILAVQTLFVRAGCPAHDWLHTTAYELRAVAGLPDNGRTYQRLRDSLKRLWSTGFLVGEGWYDQVRDRRVWSSDTLRYIERIRYHEMDNDLEQLPGLDPSATLSIKLGEQLAESIRARQVQVLDGRLLVQLEQPPARALYRLLEAHRLDPRGQRRMTLEVTLADWRLACGIQTERPELVRRALAPAHDELRAIGYLAGVEIEGRGRHQLLRYTFAEDNAPDPALLELLIGVGVSRSAAAALVSEHGERVETAVAFVRHRQQEGRVKNPGGLVVDYLRHDGKYVLPGHLAPAGSPEAAQRAVAALQQAERLAEQEIDRERARVAGLPPAEQYEAVKPALKLLLKPLGKDLYALFEEGCRAGVFQALEERDRASVAMAELRMQEHLDELRRRLRDA